A genomic stretch from Achromobacter spanius includes:
- a CDS encoding IclR family transcriptional regulator: MSSENSPKPPAGVLERGISVLECFDENNLRLSLRDLAERTGLDKATLLRLLGVFIKARMIHRFDSSTYALGPALLHMGMLYRDTFDLGSRLQPVLRSIMEQTGETVALYVRSGEDRICLYRENTSREVRHHVEVGKRISLKDGGSSAHVLRAFTGGVTPLADSIHANGYAMTRSERVAEMASVAVPVFDADDAFIGALVVLGLASRHDEAAQLKAVDIVRHELAQQGFRTTPPAACTPKGKA; encoded by the coding sequence GTGTCAAGCGAGAATTCCCCTAAGCCGCCCGCCGGCGTGCTCGAACGCGGCATCTCCGTTCTGGAATGCTTCGACGAAAACAATCTGCGCCTGTCACTGCGCGACCTGGCCGAACGCACCGGGCTGGACAAAGCCACCTTGCTGCGTCTGCTGGGCGTGTTCATCAAGGCGCGCATGATTCATCGTTTTGACAGCAGCACCTACGCGCTGGGGCCCGCGCTCTTGCACATGGGCATGCTTTATCGCGACACCTTCGACCTGGGTTCGCGCTTGCAGCCGGTGTTGCGCAGCATCATGGAACAGACGGGCGAAACGGTGGCGCTGTACGTGCGCAGTGGTGAAGACCGCATCTGCCTGTATCGCGAAAACACCTCGCGCGAAGTGCGCCACCACGTTGAAGTCGGCAAGCGCATCAGCCTGAAAGACGGCGGGTCGTCGGCGCATGTGCTGCGCGCCTTTACCGGTGGGGTCACGCCGCTGGCGGACAGCATTCATGCAAACGGCTACGCCATGACCCGGTCTGAGCGGGTCGCCGAAATGGCGTCGGTGGCCGTGCCGGTGTTCGACGCGGATGACGCCTTCATAGGCGCGCTGGTCGTGCTGGGGCTGGCATCGCGCCACGACGAAGCCGCGCAACTCAAGGCCGTGGACATCGTGCGCCACGAGCTTGCGCAGCAGGGGTTCCGGACCACGCCGCCGGCCGCCTGTACGCCCAAGGGCAAGGCGTAA
- a CDS encoding FAD-binding oxidoreductase encodes MPNQSDAFATALGAIVGPAQVLTSAADTARYTADWRRNFPGAARAVVRPATTQEVSRVVALCAAQGVAVVPQGGNTGLVGGSTPDASGRELVLSLDRMTAVRRVDALDNSMTLEAGCTVLAAQQAAANVGRLFALSLASEGSATVGGVVSTNAGGEQVLRYGNTRDLTLGLEVVLADGSVLAQLGTLRKDNTGYDLKQWFIGAEGTLGVVTAASFKLYAPPRKVVTAWVAVPTPQAAVDLLARLTDAVGERVTAFEIIGRQTLTQVLLHPLDGMRDPLAEPAPWMVLFDVSETSALMDPEPAVHGVLEAAMEDGGVTDAVIAASNRQAHELWALREHVPEAQRLEGPSIKHDISVAVSRIPEFIATADSRLQALMPGIRIVCFGHVGDGNLHYNQSKPLAMDDAAFRAQEDAVHDIVHEVAAALGGSISAEHGIGRLKQQAFLQFKPAVSVELMQRIKQALDPRGTFNPGRLLPRPAPTLS; translated from the coding sequence ATGCCCAATCAGAGTGATGCATTCGCCACGGCGCTGGGCGCCATCGTGGGCCCCGCGCAGGTACTGACGTCAGCGGCGGACACGGCCCGCTACACGGCCGACTGGCGCCGCAACTTTCCCGGCGCGGCGCGGGCTGTGGTGCGCCCGGCCACTACACAGGAGGTGTCGCGCGTGGTGGCGCTGTGCGCCGCGCAAGGCGTGGCCGTGGTGCCGCAGGGCGGCAACACGGGGCTGGTGGGCGGATCCACGCCCGACGCCTCGGGCCGCGAACTGGTGCTGAGCCTGGACCGCATGACGGCGGTGCGCCGCGTGGATGCGCTGGACAACAGCATGACGCTGGAGGCCGGCTGCACGGTGCTTGCCGCGCAGCAGGCGGCCGCGAACGTGGGCCGCTTGTTTGCCCTGTCGCTGGCCTCGGAAGGCAGTGCCACGGTAGGCGGCGTCGTATCCACCAATGCGGGCGGCGAGCAGGTGCTGCGCTACGGCAACACGCGAGACCTGACGCTGGGCCTGGAAGTGGTGCTGGCCGACGGCAGCGTGCTTGCGCAACTGGGCACGCTGCGCAAGGACAACACCGGCTACGACCTGAAGCAATGGTTCATCGGCGCGGAAGGCACTTTGGGCGTGGTCACCGCCGCGTCATTCAAGCTGTACGCGCCGCCGCGCAAGGTGGTGACCGCCTGGGTGGCGGTGCCCACGCCGCAAGCGGCGGTGGATCTGCTGGCCCGGCTGACCGACGCCGTGGGCGAACGGGTCACGGCTTTTGAAATCATCGGCCGCCAGACCTTGACCCAAGTGCTTCTGCACCCCCTGGATGGCATGCGCGACCCCTTGGCCGAGCCCGCGCCCTGGATGGTGCTGTTCGATGTGTCTGAGACATCGGCATTGATGGACCCCGAGCCCGCGGTGCACGGGGTGCTGGAAGCCGCCATGGAAGACGGCGGCGTGACCGATGCGGTGATCGCGGCCTCAAACCGCCAGGCGCATGAGCTATGGGCGTTGCGCGAACACGTGCCCGAGGCACAGCGGCTGGAGGGCCCGTCCATCAAGCACGACATCTCGGTGGCGGTGTCCCGCATTCCCGAATTCATCGCCACCGCCGACAGCCGCTTGCAGGCGCTGATGCCCGGCATCCGCATCGTCTGCTTCGGCCATGTGGGCGACGGCAATCTTCACTACAACCAAAGCAAGCCGCTGGCGATGGACGACGCCGCCTTTCGTGCCCAGGAAGATGCGGTGCATGACATCGTGCACGAAGTCGCCGCCGCGTTGGGCGGTTCGATTTCCGCCGAGCACGGCATTGGCCGGCTCAAGCAGCAAGCGTTCCTGCAATTCAAACCCGCCGTGTCCGTCGAGCTCATGCAGCGCATCAAGCAAGCGCTGGACCCGCGGGGCACCTTCAATCCGGGACGCCTGTTGCCGCGCCCCGCCCCCACGCTTTCCTAA
- the purB gene encoding adenylosuccinate lyase, with protein sequence MPVSVFDMQSLQHLWSTDELRDIFSEENRIQKWLDFEAALAEAQAELGIIPEAAAREIRAQAKISNIDITQMSAEIRRIKHSLVPALKQLQARCGPDHGEWVHYGATTQDVVDTGVALQLKEVHSVILRDVTAVGQELARLAQTHRDTPMAGRTHGVQALPITFGHKCAVWLDELSRHHDRLKECEARMLVGMVAGAVGSQASLGEQAEEVERRTLAKLGLAAPAVSWAPARDRFTEYALVLAMLGATLSKIGNELFNMQRNEFGEVEEAFSAGKLGSSTMPHKRNPTSAENLAGLCRPLRANAALMLEGMVQEGERDGVAWKIEWKALPECCLIAGAMLFQAKNLLAGLRVDADAMALNLDRMRGYLLSEHVMLELSERVGKQTAHEWIYDASMHGITHKLDFAQALRQHKDLAALLGEAEILRLTDPAGYLGQCATSVDRVVQKHQTGWLDA encoded by the coding sequence ATGCCCGTTTCCGTTTTCGATATGCAGTCGCTCCAGCATCTGTGGAGCACCGACGAACTGCGCGACATTTTCTCGGAAGAGAACCGCATCCAGAAGTGGCTGGACTTTGAAGCGGCGCTGGCCGAAGCCCAGGCCGAGCTGGGCATCATTCCAGAAGCCGCCGCCCGCGAGATTCGGGCGCAGGCCAAGATTTCCAACATCGACATCACGCAGATGTCGGCCGAAATTCGCCGCATCAAGCATTCACTGGTGCCCGCGCTGAAGCAACTGCAGGCGCGTTGCGGCCCGGATCATGGCGAATGGGTGCACTACGGCGCCACCACGCAAGACGTGGTGGATACCGGCGTGGCCTTGCAGCTTAAGGAGGTGCATAGCGTCATCCTGCGCGACGTGACCGCAGTGGGGCAGGAACTGGCTCGCCTGGCACAAACGCATCGCGACACCCCCATGGCGGGGCGCACGCACGGCGTGCAGGCGCTGCCGATCACCTTCGGGCACAAGTGCGCGGTGTGGCTGGACGAGCTGTCGCGCCATCACGACCGCCTGAAAGAATGCGAAGCGCGCATGCTCGTCGGCATGGTGGCCGGCGCGGTAGGCAGCCAGGCCTCGCTGGGCGAACAGGCCGAAGAGGTCGAACGCCGCACGCTGGCCAAGCTGGGGCTGGCCGCGCCCGCCGTCAGTTGGGCACCGGCGCGCGACCGCTTCACCGAATACGCGCTGGTGCTGGCCATGCTGGGCGCCACCTTGTCGAAGATCGGCAACGAACTCTTCAACATGCAAAGAAACGAATTTGGCGAAGTGGAAGAGGCGTTCTCGGCGGGCAAGCTGGGGTCGTCCACCATGCCGCACAAACGCAATCCCACATCTGCTGAAAACCTGGCGGGCCTGTGCCGGCCCTTGCGCGCCAACGCGGCGCTGATGCTGGAAGGCATGGTGCAGGAAGGCGAACGCGACGGCGTTGCCTGGAAGATCGAATGGAAGGCCCTGCCCGAATGCTGCCTGATTGCCGGCGCCATGCTGTTCCAGGCCAAGAACCTGCTGGCGGGCCTGCGGGTGGACGCGGACGCCATGGCACTGAACCTGGACCGCATGCGAGGCTACCTGCTGTCCGAACACGTGATGCTGGAACTGTCCGAGCGCGTGGGCAAGCAGACCGCCCACGAATGGATCTACGACGCGTCCATGCACGGCATCACTCACAAGCTCGATTTCGCTCAGGCGCTGCGCCAGCATAAGGACCTGGCGGCGCTGCTGGGCGAAGCAGAGATTCTGCGCCTGACTGATCCCGCGGGTTACCTGGGACAGTGCGCCACCTCGGTGGACAGGGTGGTGCAGAAACATCAGACGGGATGGCTCGACGCCTGA
- a CDS encoding Bug family tripartite tricarboxylate transporter substrate binding protein: MGNSLASRFVRQFGGRAIMVAGLGLASLAGGTAHAAFPDRPITLVVGFPPGGGGDLYGRLIATALGKEIGQTVIVENRPGAGGNIAAGLVAKAAPDGYTILLAMSGNLAVSPALKPKTLPYKVPDDFAPIGLILEAPHGLFVATQSRFKTAQEVIKAAQQKELTFASTGTGGAAHIGMETIKELGHLKLLHVPYKGSGPAITDMMGGQIDMFFATASPLVPQVQQGQLRVLALTGNKRSPILPDVPTFKELGINMTMTQWYGLVAPAGTPPEIVKVLSENLSRALKEPSVQNAIRKDSAMEHDLPMDQFKQYIVEDIANYRKAATPALLKQIGQ, from the coding sequence ATGGGCAATTCTTTGGCAAGCCGGTTTGTCCGGCAGTTTGGGGGCCGCGCCATCATGGTGGCGGGGCTGGGTTTGGCCAGCTTGGCCGGGGGCACGGCGCACGCCGCGTTTCCCGACCGCCCCATCACGTTGGTGGTGGGCTTTCCACCGGGTGGCGGCGGCGACCTTTACGGACGCCTGATCGCCACCGCCCTGGGTAAAGAGATCGGCCAGACCGTCATTGTTGAAAACCGCCCCGGCGCGGGTGGCAACATCGCCGCGGGCCTGGTCGCCAAGGCGGCCCCGGACGGCTACACCATCCTGCTGGCCATGAGCGGCAACCTGGCGGTGTCGCCCGCCTTGAAGCCCAAGACCCTGCCCTACAAGGTGCCCGACGACTTTGCACCGATCGGCTTGATCCTGGAAGCGCCGCACGGCCTGTTCGTGGCCACGCAGTCGCGCTTCAAGACTGCCCAGGAAGTGATCAAGGCCGCCCAGCAAAAGGAGCTGACTTTCGCCTCCACCGGCACGGGCGGGGCTGCCCACATCGGCATGGAAACCATCAAAGAGCTGGGGCACCTGAAGCTGCTGCACGTGCCGTACAAAGGCTCCGGCCCGGCCATCACCGACATGATGGGCGGGCAGATCGATATGTTCTTCGCCACCGCATCGCCCCTGGTACCGCAGGTGCAGCAAGGCCAGTTACGCGTGCTTGCCCTGACCGGCAACAAGCGCAGCCCGATCCTGCCGGACGTGCCCACGTTCAAGGAACTGGGCATCAACATGACGATGACGCAGTGGTACGGCCTGGTGGCGCCCGCCGGCACACCGCCCGAAATCGTCAAGGTGCTGTCCGAAAACCTGTCGCGCGCCTTGAAAGAGCCGTCGGTGCAGAACGCCATCCGCAAGGACTCCGCCATGGAACACGACTTGCCGATGGACCAGTTCAAGCAGTACATCGTGGAAGACATCGCCAACTACCGCAAAGCCGCCACCCCCGCCCTGCTCAAGCAGATCGGGCAATAG
- a CDS encoding sulfurtransferase: protein MRNTLIGVDELHRALGQAGRDDIVVLDCGFDLTDPQAGRRQYEAGHIPGAAYVHLDDTLSGVKTGKNGRHPLPDRAGFARAMAALGIGSQTQVVAYDNAGGMFAARLWWLLRWLGHDAVAVLDGGVAAWTAAGYRLTTEAPPKRAAGQLPVGDSLQPTIDYAQLRQALGAGRHVVLDARAPDRYRGENETLDAVGGHIPGARNRFFRDNLAPDGRFLAPEQLRQEFTAHMNGRAPADVINQCGSGVTACHNLLAMEVAGLTGAALYPGSWSEWSAQADAPVATGPDA, encoded by the coding sequence ATGCGCAACACCTTGATTGGCGTGGACGAGCTGCACCGCGCCTTGGGCCAGGCCGGGCGGGACGACATCGTGGTCCTGGACTGCGGCTTTGACCTGACGGACCCGCAAGCGGGGCGCCGCCAGTACGAAGCCGGCCATATCCCCGGCGCGGCCTACGTGCATCTGGACGACACGCTCAGCGGCGTGAAGACAGGCAAGAACGGGCGCCACCCCTTGCCGGATCGCGCCGGGTTCGCCCGCGCGATGGCCGCGCTGGGCATCGGCAGCCAGACGCAGGTGGTCGCCTACGACAACGCCGGTGGCATGTTCGCCGCGCGCCTGTGGTGGCTGCTGCGCTGGCTTGGCCACGACGCCGTGGCGGTGCTGGACGGCGGCGTCGCCGCATGGACGGCCGCGGGCTATCGGCTCACCACGGAGGCGCCGCCCAAGCGGGCCGCCGGCCAACTGCCGGTTGGCGACAGCCTTCAGCCCACGATCGACTACGCGCAATTGCGCCAGGCGCTGGGCGCGGGCAGGCACGTCGTGCTGGATGCGCGCGCGCCGGACCGCTATCGCGGTGAAAACGAAACGCTGGACGCGGTGGGCGGCCACATACCCGGCGCCCGCAATCGCTTCTTCCGCGACAACCTTGCTCCCGACGGCCGCTTTCTGGCGCCCGAACAACTGCGTCAGGAGTTCACCGCGCACATGAATGGCCGCGCACCGGCCGACGTCATCAACCAGTGCGGCTCCGGCGTGACCGCCTGCCACAACCTGCTTGCCATGGAAGTCGCCGGACTGACGGGCGCGGCCCTGTACCCCGGCTCGTGGAGCGAATGGAGCGCGCAAGCCGACGCGCCTGTCGCCACCGGCCCTGATGCGTAA